In a single window of the Natrialba magadii ATCC 43099 genome:
- a CDS encoding universal stress protein, with translation MSEQILLPYDGSTPSEKALEYALETFPDADLTALYVVPAPRGYWGAFEEAEDRIPNAEKAKERGHELLDDAEAMAADQDRDLETELIVGEPEHVIVGQASDGEYDTIVIGSHGREGVSRVLLGSVAEKVVRRSPTPVVVVR, from the coding sequence ATGAGTGAGCAGATTCTCCTCCCATACGACGGTTCGACACCCTCGGAGAAGGCACTCGAGTACGCACTCGAGACGTTCCCCGACGCCGACCTCACCGCGCTGTACGTGGTTCCGGCGCCGCGAGGTTATTGGGGAGCGTTCGAAGAAGCCGAAGACAGAATTCCGAACGCGGAGAAGGCCAAAGAACGCGGTCATGAGCTACTTGACGACGCGGAGGCGATGGCAGCGGACCAGGATCGGGATCTCGAGACTGAACTGATCGTCGGCGAACCCGAGCACGTGATCGTCGGCCAGGCGTCGGATGGTGAGTACGACACGATCGTCATCGGAAGCCATGGCCGCGAGGGCGTCTCTCGGGTGCTGCTCGGCAGCGTTGCGGAGAAGGTCGTTCGGCGGTCTCCGACGCCGGTCGTCGTCGTCCGGTGA
- a CDS encoding VOC family protein, translating into MELESFYHVAIKVEDPETAAAFYREYLDAAIVDRRRAAESDDAFAVDAVVLEIADKRVYLFDQAPYEAAGIVEEQPLGFLHFGYVVTDGIEDAIATLSDDDVEIVMEPAVYDDSRIAFFVAPGGIRIELIEYLDYSSHCKSLHT; encoded by the coding sequence ATGGAACTCGAGTCGTTCTACCACGTTGCAATCAAAGTCGAGGACCCGGAGACAGCCGCAGCGTTCTACCGGGAGTACCTGGATGCAGCCATCGTCGACCGCCGTCGAGCAGCGGAGTCGGATGACGCGTTCGCTGTCGACGCAGTTGTCCTCGAGATTGCCGACAAGCGCGTGTATCTGTTCGATCAGGCTCCCTACGAAGCGGCCGGCATCGTGGAAGAACAGCCGCTCGGATTCTTGCACTTCGGCTACGTCGTCACGGACGGTATCGAGGACGCCATCGCGACGCTGTCCGACGACGATGTCGAGATCGTCATGGAGCCAGCAGTGTATGACGATTCACGAATCGCGTTCTTTGTTGCGCCGGGAGGGATCCGCATCGAACTGATCGAGTACCTCGACTATAGTAGCCACTGCAAGTCACTGCACACCTGA
- a CDS encoding nucleoside deaminase, whose protein sequence is MDPAAFDHEEHMHRAFDLAREAVARGDRPFGSVLVRDNTVVDSASNRVVTEDDIRRHPELHLAYRAVRGFDPAGRAELVMYTSTEPCPMCAGGLVSAGLDRIVYSVGGDEIGEFTGDSPAVRAATILKGVTDVVGPVLNEDGRHLHETFDWAATRD, encoded by the coding sequence ATGGATCCAGCGGCGTTCGACCACGAAGAACACATGCACAGAGCGTTCGACCTCGCACGGGAGGCCGTCGCTCGCGGCGATCGACCGTTCGGGAGCGTGCTCGTTCGCGACAACACGGTCGTCGACTCGGCCTCGAATCGCGTGGTGACCGAAGACGACATTCGGCGGCATCCGGAACTCCACCTCGCCTACCGTGCAGTCCGGGGGTTCGACCCAGCGGGGCGGGCTGAACTCGTGATGTACACCAGTACAGAACCGTGCCCGATGTGCGCCGGCGGACTGGTCAGTGCAGGCCTCGATCGAATCGTCTATAGCGTCGGTGGGGACGAGATCGGGGAGTTCACCGGGGACAGTCCAGCAGTTCGCGCGGCGACCATACTGAAAGGTGTTACCGATGTCGTCGGGCCGGTTCTGAACGAGGATGGAAGACACCTCCACGAGACGTTCGACTGGGCAGCAACTCGAGACTGA
- a CDS encoding M42 family metallopeptidase has translation MALKRTELDRLVAARGGPGGEYHVARVFEELIEPYVDEVSWDSMGNVVATSYGEDDSSADDTDDSGSNGTDTGTGIDNDTDTKDVLLAAHTDELAFLIDDITEDGLCSFSMLGGHYRGYLPGQHVLVGPDKVPGVVGTKPRHFMDGDEKGSLPETLHIDLGARSQEEVAELNVEPGDHATWDRELTDLANGRLAGRALDDRIALAILVAVARETDSDRTVHYAATVQEEVGLRGARAAVHEVDPDIAIALEIFPSDDYPIDGDRSSTVELGAGPVVEFGDGTSEYLFGGVLVDRQTLEWLTAAGSSADVTLQHDVMIGGTTDATEFQSAGRARHAGAIAVPCRYTHSPVETIDLDDAEETVDVLVAALESPFPGRTDVRGR, from the coding sequence ATGGCGCTCAAACGGACGGAACTCGACCGACTCGTCGCTGCTCGCGGCGGTCCCGGTGGCGAGTATCACGTCGCCCGTGTTTTCGAGGAATTGATCGAGCCGTACGTCGACGAGGTGTCGTGGGATTCGATGGGAAACGTCGTCGCGACGAGTTACGGTGAGGACGACTCCAGTGCTGACGATACCGACGATAGCGGTTCGAACGGGACCGACACTGGTACCGGCATCGACAACGACACAGACACCAAAGACGTCCTCCTCGCCGCCCACACTGACGAACTCGCGTTTCTGATCGACGATATCACTGAGGACGGCCTCTGCTCGTTCTCGATGCTTGGCGGCCACTACCGGGGCTATCTCCCCGGGCAACACGTGCTCGTCGGCCCCGACAAGGTTCCCGGCGTCGTCGGGACGAAGCCGCGACACTTCATGGACGGCGACGAGAAAGGCAGTCTCCCTGAAACCCTGCACATCGACCTCGGTGCCCGAAGTCAGGAGGAAGTGGCCGAACTAAACGTCGAACCCGGCGACCACGCAACCTGGGACCGCGAACTAACCGACCTCGCAAACGGCCGACTCGCGGGCCGAGCGCTCGACGACCGCATCGCACTCGCAATCCTCGTCGCCGTCGCCCGCGAGACCGACTCGGATCGAACCGTCCACTACGCCGCCACCGTCCAGGAAGAAGTCGGCCTCCGCGGTGCCCGTGCTGCAGTTCACGAGGTGGATCCTGACATCGCCATCGCACTCGAGATCTTCCCGAGCGACGACTACCCGATCGACGGCGACCGATCGAGTACCGTCGAACTCGGCGCTGGTCCGGTAGTGGAGTTCGGCGACGGCACCTCCGAGTACCTCTTCGGTGGCGTCCTCGTCGATCGACAGACACTCGAGTGGCTCACAGCCGCCGGGTCGTCGGCCGACGTGACCCTCCAGCACGACGTCATGATCGGGGGCACGACCGACGCGACGGAGTTCCAGAGTGCCGGCCGGGCGCGCCACGCTGGCGCGATTGCTGTCCCCTGTCGGTACACGCACTCACCTGTCGAGACGATCGACCTCGACGACGCCGAGGAGACGGTCGATGTGCTCGTCGCTGCGCTGGAATCGCCGTTCCCGGGCCGGACTGACGTGCGCGGGCGTTAG
- a CDS encoding ABC transporter substrate-binding protein, which produces MFNEDTTSDIDRRRFIKSTAAIGAAGLFAGCVGTDPDETGDGGGTFRIATPDEVETFDPRMNQMVWYSTAAHYLFDSLFMLEPDGSGAVPHLADGELEEVDETTFVVDIRDDVTFHNGDQLTAEDVAYSLNWVRDPDNDSPNLSNVEFIDEAEATGEFEVTLHLDFQFALMERELSSMNAAIVPMDAAEEMGQEEFAQNPIGSGPFELANHDPSASVELTANDDYFLGEPTLGGVEYRIIPEAEVGFVELADGTIHQSSVTEALVDEAESNDNVNTYQISDFNFQGFIINCLEGPFVDTRAREAVQYLVDYDELLTGAVGDLGSRSVAHMPPGVAEAWDFPADEWREQYYPEQDHDRAVELFEEAGLGTDFEVDIVTMSGESTTGRSTVLQHEFQEVGIDASVREVSDGEWLDALDTGDYDINTYGWGGGDDPDGYYYRMFRDLANDDGGMSDDVVGHSSIGYLYEGARDRGDDELLDELERLDELVRAARETTDRDERYEYYVEAVDLLMPLHPVIGVYSAEGITGVHTDVQDYEPSPFGEQEAFNQWQEARIDD; this is translated from the coding sequence ATGTTCAATGAAGACACGACATCCGACATCGATCGACGCCGATTCATCAAATCGACGGCTGCTATCGGCGCAGCAGGGCTCTTTGCCGGGTGCGTTGGAACCGATCCAGATGAAACCGGTGATGGGGGTGGGACGTTCCGGATCGCGACACCAGACGAGGTCGAGACGTTCGATCCGCGAATGAATCAGATGGTGTGGTACAGTACGGCTGCACACTACCTGTTCGACTCGCTTTTCATGTTGGAACCGGACGGCAGTGGCGCGGTCCCACACCTTGCCGACGGCGAACTCGAGGAGGTCGACGAAACGACGTTCGTCGTCGACATCCGCGATGACGTCACCTTCCACAACGGTGACCAGCTGACCGCGGAGGACGTGGCGTACTCGCTCAACTGGGTCCGTGACCCGGACAACGACTCGCCCAACCTCTCGAACGTCGAGTTCATCGACGAAGCCGAGGCGACTGGTGAGTTCGAGGTCACACTCCACCTCGACTTCCAGTTCGCGCTGATGGAACGGGAGTTATCCTCGATGAACGCCGCGATCGTTCCAATGGATGCCGCCGAGGAGATGGGACAGGAGGAGTTCGCTCAGAACCCAATCGGCAGTGGGCCGTTCGAACTCGCGAACCACGATCCGTCGGCCAGCGTCGAACTCACGGCCAACGACGACTACTTCCTCGGCGAACCCACCCTCGGCGGGGTCGAGTACCGGATCATTCCAGAGGCAGAGGTTGGGTTCGTCGAACTGGCGGACGGTACTATTCACCAGTCGAGTGTGACGGAAGCCCTCGTCGACGAAGCTGAATCGAACGACAACGTCAACACGTACCAGATCAGTGATTTCAACTTCCAGGGGTTCATCATCAATTGTCTGGAAGGCCCGTTCGTGGACACCAGGGCTCGCGAAGCCGTTCAGTATCTCGTCGACTATGACGAACTGCTGACTGGTGCGGTCGGTGACCTCGGTAGTCGAAGTGTTGCCCACATGCCCCCGGGTGTCGCCGAAGCATGGGATTTCCCAGCCGACGAGTGGCGAGAACAGTACTACCCGGAGCAAGACCACGACCGTGCCGTCGAACTGTTCGAGGAGGCTGGACTCGGCACCGACTTTGAAGTTGACATTGTGACCATGTCTGGCGAGTCGACGACGGGACGATCCACTGTCTTACAGCACGAGTTCCAGGAAGTCGGAATCGATGCATCGGTCAGAGAGGTCTCAGACGGCGAATGGCTGGATGCACTCGATACCGGGGACTACGACATCAACACCTATGGCTGGGGCGGCGGCGACGACCCGGATGGCTACTACTACCGGATGTTCCGTGACCTCGCAAACGACGACGGTGGCATGAGCGACGATGTCGTCGGCCATTCGTCGATCGGCTACCTCTACGAGGGCGCTCGAGATCGCGGCGACGACGAATTACTCGACGAGCTCGAACGACTGGACGAACTCGTTCGTGCAGCGCGAGAGACGACGGATCGAGACGAACGCTACGAGTACTACGTCGAGGCAGTCGACCTCCTCATGCCACTGCATCCGGTCATCGGCGTCTACTCCGCCGAGGGTATAACTGGCGTCCACACGGACGTACAGGACTACGAGCCGAGTCCGTTCGGCGAGCAGGAGGCGTTCAACCAGTGGCAAGAGGCGCGGATCGACGACTAG
- a CDS encoding ABC transporter substrate-binding protein, whose protein sequence is MSKEDTTSDIDRRRFIKSTAAIGAAGLFAGCVGSDPDEPGDGSGTFRIATSDEVETFDPRMNQMAWYSTAAHYLFDSLLMMEPDGSGTVPHLADGELEEVDETTFVADIRDDVTFHNGDQLTAEDVAYSLNWVRDPDNDSPNLSNVEFLDEAEATGEFEVTLHLEYQSALMERTLAGMNAAIVPMDVAEEMGQEEFGQNPIGSGPFELANHDPSASVELTANEDYFLGEPALDGLEYRVIPETEVGYVELSTGDIHQSGVTEALLDEAQEDDNIDVYQLDNFDFQGFLVNCLDGPFEDVRAREALQYLVDYDELLVGAVGELGSRNWGHMPQGVIDAWDFPADEWEEQYYPEQDHDRAVELFEEAGLGTDFDVEITSQSGEATTGRATVLQNEFEEVGINATVSEISDGEWLDSLDTGDFDITTYGWGGNDDPDGYYYHMFRDTANDDGGMSDDVVGHSSIGYLYEGARERGDEETLEDLERLDEIVRAARQTTDRDERYEYYVEAVDLLMPLYPVLGVYSAESATGVHTDVQDYEPSPFGEQEAFNQWQEARIDD, encoded by the coding sequence ATGTCCAAGGAAGACACAACATCCGACATCGATCGACGCCGATTCATCAAATCGACGGCTGCTATCGGCGCAGCGGGGCTCTTCGCGGGGTGCGTTGGCAGCGACCCAGACGAGCCAGGAGACGGGAGTGGGACGTTCCGGATCGCGACCTCTGACGAGGTCGAGACGTTCGATCCGCGAATGAATCAGATGGCGTGGTACAGCACGGCTGCACACTACCTGTTCGACTCACTCCTCATGATGGAGCCCGACGGCAGTGGCACCGTTCCACACCTCGCCGATGGCGAACTCGAGGAGGTCGACGAAACGACGTTCGTTGCAGATATCCGTGATGACGTCACCTTCCACAACGGCGACCAACTAACCGCAGAGGACGTGGCGTACTCGCTCAACTGGGTCCGTGACCCGGACAACGACTCGCCCAACCTCTCGAACGTCGAGTTCCTCGACGAAGCCGAGGCAACCGGCGAGTTCGAAGTCACGCTTCATCTCGAGTACCAGTCTGCACTGATGGAGCGAACACTCGCCGGCATGAACGCCGCGATTGTGCCGATGGATGTCGCAGAGGAGATGGGTCAGGAGGAGTTCGGTCAGAACCCAATCGGCAGCGGACCGTTCGAACTCGCGAACCACGATCCGTCGGCCAGCGTCGAACTCACGGCCAACGAAGACTACTTCCTCGGTGAGCCAGCGCTAGATGGACTCGAGTACCGAGTCATTCCGGAGACGGAGGTCGGGTATGTCGAACTTTCAACCGGTGACATTCACCAGTCCGGTGTGACGGAGGCGTTGCTCGACGAGGCACAAGAAGACGACAATATCGACGTCTATCAGCTCGACAACTTCGACTTCCAGGGGTTCCTCGTGAACTGTCTGGACGGGCCGTTCGAGGATGTGCGAGCGCGTGAGGCACTGCAGTATCTCGTCGATTACGACGAGCTGTTGGTCGGTGCGGTCGGCGAACTCGGCAGCCGGAACTGGGGACACATGCCACAGGGTGTCATCGACGCCTGGGACTTCCCTGCAGACGAGTGGGAGGAGCAGTACTATCCCGAGCAGGACCACGACCGCGCAGTTGAACTCTTCGAGGAGGCCGGTCTTGGCACCGACTTTGACGTCGAGATTACCTCGCAGTCGGGCGAAGCGACGACTGGACGGGCGACCGTGCTCCAGAACGAGTTCGAGGAAGTTGGAATCAACGCCACGGTAAGCGAGATTTCAGACGGTGAGTGGCTGGATTCGCTCGATACCGGTGACTTCGACATCACCACGTACGGCTGGGGTGGCAACGACGACCCGGACGGCTACTACTACCACATGTTCCGTGACACCGCGAACGACGATGGTGGTATGAGCGACGATGTCGTCGGCCACTCCTCGATCGGCTACCTTTACGAGGGCGCTCGTGAGCGTGGCGACGAGGAGACGCTCGAGGATCTCGAGCGGCTCGACGAGATCGTTCGTGCAGCGCGGCAGACGACGGACCGAGACGAACGCTACGAGTACTACGTCGAAGCTGTCGACCTCCTCATGCCGCTCTATCCGGTTCTCGGTGTGTACTCCGCCGAGAGCGCGACTGGCGTCCACACGGACGTACAGGATTACGAGCCGAGCCCGTTCGGCGAGCAGGAAGCGTTCAACCAGTGGCAAGAGGCGCGGATCGACGACTAG
- a CDS encoding ABC transporter permease: MGLLRYALRRFVQIIPVLFGIVTLMFVMMHALPGDPVRLYLGTEPGQELADDLIASYGFDRPLHEQYFDYLVRLGQGDLGQSFVYNRPVSDLIWERMEPTLVVMGLSYLVALPMAIGLGIYGAARHNEAGDHASRFAGLAGISTPNFWLALMLIYVVTYHLELLPASGYTSPFIDPVESLTLLIMPVITLATAQTALLMRMTRSSMIEELRADYIETARAYGIPERKVLIRHSFRNALLPLVTIVGLQVSTLLGGSVIVEEIFAIPGLGRLFFDSLIDQDYSVAVGVTLFFSTLFLIGVVLTDIAYAYIDPRIKYD, encoded by the coding sequence ATGGGACTGCTTAGATACGCCCTTCGACGCTTCGTTCAGATCATCCCGGTCCTGTTCGGTATCGTGACGCTGATGTTCGTCATGATGCACGCGCTGCCGGGTGATCCCGTTCGCCTCTATCTCGGTACCGAACCGGGCCAGGAGCTGGCGGACGATCTGATCGCAAGCTACGGCTTCGACAGGCCGCTTCACGAACAGTACTTCGATTACCTCGTCCGCCTCGGGCAGGGAGACCTCGGTCAGTCGTTCGTCTACAACCGCCCAGTGTCGGATCTCATCTGGGAGCGAATGGAGCCGACGCTCGTCGTGATGGGGCTTTCCTACCTCGTTGCGCTTCCGATGGCGATCGGTCTCGGCATCTACGGCGCGGCACGCCACAACGAAGCCGGTGACCACGCTTCCCGCTTCGCCGGACTCGCCGGCATCTCCACGCCAAACTTCTGGCTGGCACTGATGCTGATCTACGTGGTGACGTACCATCTCGAGTTGTTACCGGCGTCAGGGTATACCTCGCCGTTTATCGATCCGGTGGAGTCGCTGACGCTGCTCATCATGCCCGTCATCACCCTTGCGACAGCCCAGACGGCGCTGCTCATGCGGATGACGCGCTCGAGTATGATCGAGGAGCTTCGGGCGGACTACATCGAGACGGCACGTGCCTACGGGATTCCCGAGCGGAAGGTACTGATACGACACTCGTTCCGCAACGCGTTGTTACCCCTGGTGACGATCGTTGGGCTCCAGGTCTCGACGTTACTCGGCGGGAGCGTCATCGTCGAAGAGATTTTCGCTATCCCCGGACTGGGACGGCTGTTCTTCGACTCGCTCATCGATCAGGACTACTCCGTCGCCGTCGGAGTGACGTTGTTCTTCTCGACGTTGTTCCTGATCGGCGTCGTGCTCACCGACATCGCGTACGCGTACATCGACCCACGGATCAAGTATGATTGA
- a CDS encoding ABC transporter permease, translating into MSGEENRVGDAELSTNGRVLGTLAKLRHSPTSVAGLLIVGLLVAMAIFSAIDSFLFNRTIITWLHADPHAMDQSMRYSEPSREHPFGTDRYGRDVFARIIYGSRTALTIGILAVGISFVGGVIIGAISAYFGGYVDDGLMRTVEVLYAIPGLVLAMIFMAIFGPSIYNLFIAYGIVGIPAYARVMRSEVLSLRDRQYVEAAKLAGLPRRTILFREIVPNGLAPVVVQATLSMGTVIIGAAALSFLGFGVQPPTPDWGRMLADGRTALLVAWWVALFPGIMIFLTVMGFNMLGDGLRDVMDPKTTVEDVGYEDFDVDSILEDDGHGELSPNEGDRQQAATDGGLEHHGTESSTTERGDRS; encoded by the coding sequence ATGAGCGGCGAAGAGAACCGTGTCGGCGACGCAGAACTCTCCACCAACGGCCGTGTGCTTGGAACGCTCGCGAAGCTCAGGCACAGCCCAACGTCGGTCGCTGGGCTCCTCATCGTCGGCCTCCTCGTTGCGATGGCGATCTTCAGCGCGATCGACAGCTTCCTGTTCAACCGCACGATCATCACGTGGCTCCACGCCGATCCGCACGCGATGGATCAGAGTATGCGCTACTCCGAACCGTCGCGAGAGCATCCGTTTGGAACCGACCGCTACGGTCGCGACGTGTTCGCGCGGATCATCTATGGCAGTCGAACGGCGCTGACGATCGGCATCCTCGCGGTCGGCATCAGCTTCGTCGGCGGCGTCATCATCGGCGCGATCTCGGCGTACTTCGGCGGCTACGTCGACGACGGCCTCATGCGAACCGTCGAGGTCCTGTACGCGATTCCGGGCCTCGTCCTCGCGATGATCTTCATGGCGATCTTCGGTCCAAGTATCTACAACCTCTTCATCGCCTACGGGATCGTCGGCATTCCGGCGTACGCCCGGGTGATGCGCTCCGAAGTACTCTCCTTGCGAGACCGCCAGTACGTCGAGGCGGCCAAACTCGCAGGGCTGCCGCGACGAACGATCCTCTTCCGCGAGATCGTTCCCAACGGCCTCGCACCGGTCGTGGTGCAGGCGACGCTGTCGATGGGGACCGTCATCATCGGCGCAGCGGCGCTCTCGTTCCTCGGCTTCGGTGTGCAACCGCCGACGCCTGACTGGGGCCGAATGCTCGCGGACGGCCGGACGGCGCTGCTCGTCGCGTGGTGGGTCGCGCTGTTCCCCGGCATCATGATCTTCCTCACAGTTATGGGATTCAACATGCTCGGCGACGGATTGCGAGACGTAATGGATCCGAAAACGACCGTCGAAGACGTCGGCTACGAGGATTTCGATGTCGACTCGATCCTCGAGGACGATGGCCACGGCGAGCTCTCACCGAACGAGGGTGACCGCCAGCAAGCGGCAACCGACGGTGGTCTCGAGCACCATGGCACGGAATCATCGACGACGGAGCGAGGTGATCGTTCATGA
- a CDS encoding ABC transporter ATP-binding protein: MSLLEVEDLQTYFFTSDGVVRAVDGVSFEVETGESLGLVGESGAGKSVAVKSLMGLIREPGRIVNGSIKYDGQELTDLSEQELRRDIRGNEISIIFQDAMSALNPVFTVGEQIEEVIVENTDRSPKEARERAIELLDDVGIPDPEQRIDEYPHQYSGGMQQRAMIAMALACDPQLIIADEPTTALDVTIQAGILELFEDIKEKYETSMVYVTHDLGVVREVCDRVAVMYLGRVVESAPYEELYRNPKHPYTQSLINSVVTPDETLDELNPIGGTMPSAVSPPSGCRFRTRCSVEFGECSQLTPPLYDVSDDETHTAACLRYDEGVEREEPALHESTTSGPAVVEESTDD; encoded by the coding sequence ATGAGCCTCCTCGAGGTCGAAGACCTGCAGACGTACTTCTTCACGTCCGATGGCGTCGTGCGCGCGGTCGACGGTGTGAGCTTCGAGGTCGAAACCGGTGAATCGCTGGGACTCGTCGGCGAGAGTGGCGCTGGAAAGAGCGTCGCCGTCAAGAGTCTCATGGGGCTGATCCGAGAACCTGGTCGGATCGTCAACGGGAGCATCAAGTACGACGGCCAGGAGCTGACCGACCTCAGCGAGCAGGAACTCAGACGAGACATTCGCGGCAACGAAATCTCGATCATCTTCCAGGACGCGATGTCCGCGCTCAACCCCGTCTTCACCGTCGGTGAGCAGATCGAGGAAGTCATCGTCGAGAACACAGACCGGTCGCCGAAAGAGGCACGCGAGCGAGCGATCGAACTCCTCGACGACGTCGGCATCCCGGATCCGGAACAGCGGATCGACGAGTATCCACACCAGTACTCCGGCGGGATGCAACAGCGAGCGATGATCGCGATGGCGCTCGCCTGTGACCCACAACTGATCATTGCCGACGAGCCAACGACAGCGCTCGACGTGACCATTCAGGCAGGAATCCTCGAACTGTTCGAGGATATCAAAGAGAAGTACGAGACGAGCATGGTGTACGTCACGCACGACCTCGGCGTCGTCAGAGAGGTCTGTGACCGTGTAGCCGTCATGTATCTCGGCCGAGTGGTCGAATCCGCTCCGTACGAGGAACTGTACCGAAACCCGAAACACCCCTACACCCAGTCGCTGATCAACTCGGTCGTCACGCCGGACGAGACGCTCGACGAACTCAATCCGATCGGCGGAACCATGCCGAGTGCAGTGTCGCCACCCTCCGGCTGCCGGTTCCGAACACGATGTTCGGTCGAGTTCGGCGAGTGCTCGCAGTTGACTCCGCCGCTGTACGATGTCAGCGACGACGAGACGCATACGGCCGCCTGCCTCCGATACGATGAGGGTGTCGAACGCGAGGAGCCGGCGTTACACGAGTCGACAACCAGCGGGCCGGCCGTCGTGGAGGAATCGACAGATGATTGA
- a CDS encoding ABC transporter ATP-binding protein: MSTIDRTDDGGTSRTNRANDRASGSNQEPLLEVSDLQKHFPVNSGLFSSIRFDPDSGTFPFRYDQSSVKAVDGVDFELRPGETLGIVGESGCGKSTLARTILGLEEPTAGDITFDGQPTNEIPEGEFRKRTQMVFQDPQSSLNPRRKVGHIIEDPLEGTDWPRSEPSVRADAEVRTERLGDYTVDATVDGDADLVLDPVDGVATVLLTVRPDGGPDDQAIQTADDVAVELPWGFDATVTVDDTQRTIDVDVSVSASKADLRRERALELLEQVGLKREYYDRHPHEFSGGQRQRINLARALSINPDLVVADEPVSGLDVSVQAQILNLMDDLQEEYGLTYLLISHDLSVVRYVADRVAVMYLGEFVEMAPTEELFTEQYHPYARALLSAVPNPDPDQPGIESVIQGNVPSASDPPRGCRFHTRCPSFILPDGFSTEGYEAYDELLEAVREKELEGSDPDAIVETYLGDIDASASADTATDAAGDGGAIPPAARSDARQAVERALAGDWTAARERLEAHESVCQSVTPALDPAARTGSESAGGTERLTACHLEVTDQGGIREP, encoded by the coding sequence ATGAGTACGATCGATCGAACCGACGATGGGGGAACCAGTAGGACGAACCGTGCCAACGACCGGGCTAGCGGGTCCAATCAGGAGCCGTTGCTCGAGGTCTCCGATCTTCAGAAACACTTCCCGGTGAACTCGGGGCTGTTCTCGTCGATCCGATTCGATCCGGACTCGGGAACGTTCCCGTTCCGCTACGACCAGTCGAGCGTGAAAGCCGTCGACGGCGTTGACTTCGAACTACGCCCCGGCGAGACGCTCGGCATCGTCGGCGAATCCGGCTGCGGGAAGTCGACGCTTGCACGCACCATTCTCGGCCTCGAGGAGCCAACTGCGGGCGACATCACCTTCGACGGGCAACCGACGAACGAGATTCCCGAAGGCGAGTTCCGCAAGCGAACGCAGATGGTGTTCCAGGATCCCCAGTCGAGTCTGAACCCGCGCCGAAAGGTCGGCCACATTATCGAAGACCCACTCGAGGGAACCGACTGGCCACGGTCCGAGCCGTCGGTCCGTGCCGACGCCGAGGTTCGAACGGAGCGCCTCGGTGACTATACGGTCGACGCCACGGTCGACGGCGATGCAGACCTCGTCCTCGATCCGGTCGACGGCGTCGCAACGGTCTTGCTGACGGTCCGCCCCGACGGCGGTCCCGACGACCAAGCGATCCAAACGGCCGACGACGTCGCCGTCGAACTCCCCTGGGGGTTCGACGCTACCGTCACCGTCGACGACACCCAGCGAACGATCGACGTCGACGTTTCCGTCTCCGCCTCCAAAGCCGACCTTCGGCGCGAGCGCGCACTCGAGTTACTCGAGCAGGTCGGCCTCAAACGCGAGTACTACGACCGCCATCCCCACGAGTTCTCCGGGGGGCAACGTCAGCGGATCAACCTCGCGCGGGCGCTGTCGATCAATCCGGATCTCGTCGTGGCGGACGAGCCGGTTAGCGGACTCGACGTGAGTGTGCAGGCCCAGATCCTCAACCTGATGGACGACTTGCAGGAGGAGTACGGGCTAACGTACCTCCTGATTTCCCACGACCTGAGCGTCGTTCGGTACGTTGCCGACCGCGTGGCCGTAATGTATCTGGGAGAGTTCGTCGAAATGGCACCGACGGAGGAGCTGTTCACCGAGCAGTACCATCCCTACGCCAGGGCGCTGTTGAGCGCCGTGCCGAACCCTGACCCCGATCAGCCGGGGATCGAATCGGTGATTCAGGGGAACGTGCCGAGTGCTTCCGATCCGCCGCGGGGCTGTCGGTTCCACACGCGTTGTCCGTCGTTCATCCTGCCGGACGGCTTCAGCACCGAGGGGTACGAGGCGTACGACGAACTCCTCGAGGCTGTCCGTGAGAAGGAACTCGAGGGGAGCGATCCGGACGCGATTGTCGAGACCTATCTCGGGGATATCGACGCGAGTGCGTCTGCTGACACCGCTACCGACGCCGCCGGCGATGGCGGTGCGATTCCACCCGCCGCAAGGTCGGACGCGCGCCAGGCCGTCGAACGCGCACTCGCGGGCGACTGGACGGCTGCCAGAGAGCGTCTCGAGGCTCACGAATCGGTCTGTCAGTCTGTAACGCCGGCGCTCGACCCTGCCGCCAGAACCGGTAGTGAAAGCGCTGGCGGAACCGAACGGTTGACGGCGTGTCATCTCGAAGTAACTGACCAGGGAGGCATCCGTGAGCCGTAA